The genomic region AAGCAGGCTGGGAACTGATGGAGACTCCGCCGAGTGATCAGGAAGCAGGTGCCACAGTGGCCGCGATCGAGGTCGCCGGTCGACCGGTGAACGACCCGCTCGGCGTCTTCGTCGACTACTGCAAACGGCATGCCCGCACGGTCCGCGCCTACGACTGGCTAGCCGGCACGCGCCCCGTGCTGACGCCGAAGCTCATCAAGGTAACTCGCGCACCGTACATGGGCAGCAGAATTAGTCGGGAGCAGGAACGCCACCTGCTCCGGTTGAGCGAGACCGCGCCCTGGGACGACGTCCCGCTCAACGCCCACCTCCGCGATGCCGACCCGATGCTCGACGACGGCCACTACGACTGTGCGCTCCGGTTGTACCAGCACTTTTTCCAGGATCGTCCGCGAGGGCTCGGGCACGCGAAGGTGAGCAAGGCCTTACACCTGGTGCGGCCTGGCCTGTTCCTCATCCTCGACAGCGCAATGCTGCGGCAGTACCGCCGAGCCGCCGAGGTCGCGGCACGTGAACTGCAGCAGGCAGGCAGCCGGCACGCACCACCGCGGCGGGCCTACTGGGCGGCATACCGCACGGATCTGCTGCGGGCCGCCGAAGGCCTCGCGTTGTTGCGGGGCGCCGCACGCGACCACGACGATCCACTGGTCGCCGAGGCGGCGGATCGCCTGTCGGACGTACGCCTGCTGGACATCCTCGCCTGGATGCCGGACCGAGGGGCTTCAGCGGCTTCGTGACGGTCGACCCTGCGACGCCACACCAATAAGGTGGTCATGAGGCGTCAGGACCGGCCTCAGGCCGATACGGTCGGCGATATGACCTTGTGGATGCCGGCGAGGGACTGCCCACGCTCGGCAGGCTCGAACTACTCGACGTGCGGCAAGTCTGGAAGCACGAGGCGCACACCTTCACGCCGTGGTTGCTGGCGAACGCGGACGTGCTCGGCGAGCTGCTCGGCATGGACTTGGCGCTGTCGTCAGCGGAACACCCGGTGGGCGGGTTCTCGTTGGACCTGATCGGCGTCGATGAGGCGACGAACGAGGCGGTGATCATCGAGAACCAGCTGACGAGGACAGATCACGGACACCTGGGTCAGTTGCTGACCTACGCCGGTGGGACGGATCCGGTTAACGTGGTGTGGATCGCGACCGAGTTTCGCGAGGAGCATCGGGCCGCGTTGGACTGGCTCAACACCCATACGGACGAGAACACGCGGTTCTTCGGTATTGAGATCAGTGCGGTACGCATCGGCGAGTCGGTGCCGGCGCCCCTCATGCGCCTGGTCGTGCAGCCGAACGACTGGGGCAAAAAGGTCAAGGCGATCGCCAAGGGCGACACCACGGCAAGCGAACGAGCATTGGCCTACCAGGAGTTCTGGACGAGGTTCCTGGAGGCGGTACATGACCGCAAGCTCGGGTGGACGACGTCGACCAAGGGCTCGCCGCAGAACTGGCAGTCCCTGCCCGCCCAGACCTTCGTCGTCCGGCGTCAAGATCGGATCATCGATCCACCAGCTACCGCTGTCGCTCGATAGCCACAAGCCGTACGATAGCCAGCCCAGCCCAGCATCGATCTTGCCCCTCGGCTCGGACGTCCTGGCCGGTTGTTGTCACGGGAACGATCGAGAAGATCAAGGATGATGTGACCTGCTCCGCCGATTGGACCGTCCGCGTCTGGACCTCATCGGCACCAACCGGCCACGGTTGCTGAACGGCCACGAAAGGCGGGTCCGCGGGTTGGCCTCGGCCTCCGGACGCCTGCGGCTCGCTTCCTGCTCCGACGACCGACTGTGCGGGTCTGGGGAGTGGACGACGAGCAGGGCAAGGTGATCGGCGTCCACCGCGACGGCGTGACCAGCCTGGCATGGCTGTCCGACGGGCGACCCCCCGGATCGGAGCCTGTCAGGTCATGTGAGGCGTATCGGGCGACACTCGTGATACGCGGATCAGTCCAGCGGGCCAGCATCCGCCCGCGCGGAGCCTAGAAGTCTAGGCGGCGAGGGTGTAGGCCGGCGCCCGGTCGAGGGCCTGCGCGCCGTGGTTTTAGCGGCGGGTGGTCCGCGCGCAACAGCCTGGCTGAACGCGGCGCGCGCAGATGTGTTCCGGACCGCATGCCTCGACGATCACAACTCCTCGGCCAGGTCGGCGCCCACCGCTTGCCACTGGCGCGATCAGTGCGAGCGAGGTCGGCGCGGGCCTGGTTGAGTTGTTGTGGAGACCACAGACACCCCCACGGCCAGCGGCCTCCTCAAGAAAATCATGAAACCGGCGGTTCACGCTGACCCCGGCTTTGCCCTCTACCTACCAGCGACCACGCAACAGCGCGGCCCGACGAGAAGAGCGAGACATCAGTGGACGTATTCAGCTGGGGCGGACTCACGGCCGCCGTGCTCACCAGCCTCACCGGGCTGCTGGCACTGTGGATCCGCGCCCGGTGGCGCGTACACCACGAGAAGGCGCGGGGTGACTCGCTCATCGCGATCGCCGAGGCCCTGCCCGGCGGCGGCCGGCTACGCGACCAACGCGCCGACGGGTCGTGCATCACCCTGACGGTGCCCACCGCTGCGGGCAGCGGGAACCGTCGTGGATGACAAGACAACCGAGCGGGCCGAACCCGAACCCTCCTATTGGATGGTCCGTTCGACCCCGAATGCACCGCTGCGCGATCTCGTCCCGTGCGAGCAGGACCAGATCCGCGACGAGTTCAGCGCCTTCTACAGGGGGTTCTTGACCCACCTGGCGTCCTGGCTGATCCTCCACGGTTGGGTGTCCGACGCCGACGCCTACGACGTCGCGCAGGACACGATGCGCCTCGCGTACGAGAGGTGGCCCACCATCGAGCACCCGCGGGCCTGGGCCCGGCGGACCGCCTCCCGGCTGTGCGTTGAGCGCTTATCCCGGGGCGAGATGCTCCCGGTGGAGGACATCGAGGATCGGATCCCACGCAAGGGTGATACCTGCGCTACCGCTGTGTCGGACACCCTGCAGGACTTCATGGCTGCCCTGCAGACGCTCCCGCCGCGCCAGCGCCAGGTGCTCCTGTGGGCTTATGAGGAGTATGAGCCCGCCGAAATCGCCGCCGAACTCAAGATGACGCCGGAGGCCGTGCGGAGCAGCCTCTGGAAGGCGAGACGCAAGATTGCCAAGATCATGCACGGTCAGGACTCGGACCAGTGAGCAAGGGGGTGGACATGAACGACCGGGACGCGGGAGCGCCGAACAGCCGCCCCGGTGCGCCCGAGCCCAAGTCGCCGATGACGCGCTGGGACGATGATGCGGCTGGCCACGAGGCCCTCAGCGAGATCGAGCGACGCCTTGACCAGACGTGGGACGTCGAGGCAGGGCTCCAGGAGATTCTGCTCGCTGACCGCTACGGCAGGACCATCAAGGTCCAGCCGGGAACATTCGACGTCGAGAAGGGTCTGGCGGATATCGTCGGTCCACCTGCCGATCGTTGGGACGGTTGGGTGCGCAGGGCCGACTACGGGGCGGCGGACGACGTAGACATCGTTGTGGCCGACGGCGGGATTGGCCAGGCGAAGGTCTTTACCGAACCCGTCGACGCGGCCTACCAGCTGCACCTCGTGACGCAGTCCTTCAACTCGGCGAGCACTGTCCACCGGATTGAGCTTCTGGCCGACACCATGGAGGATGCCTTGCTCGAGTTGGAGGAGCAGTGCGACCGTGGATCGATCTTCAGGTACGTCCAGGCCATTTCGTCTGGGCACATCTCGGTCAAGAACCTGCAGAGGCTTGCGCGTCGCATTGAGGACCGAATGGTTACCCGCGACCACGCGGTTCGCGTAGTGGACGGTGCTCGATCTGCGTGCCTATGGATTCAACGGGAACTCAGCGAGCCGGGTGAGCGTGACCTACCTCTACCAACGGTAGAAATCTCCGTGGATCGCCTATCTTCATTGACCCGCGAGGCCGCCGACCTACGCGTGGCCGTTGCAAGATTGTTCGACCCGTCGGATGATCTGGTCGACATGCTGCAATGACCGGCCGGGCGGGGGCATGTCCCCGCCCGGCCTGCCCCGGTCATTCGGCCTCGACAACCTCGTGGGTGTTCCGCTCACCAGTCGAGCCGTACGTACCGGCTGGCCCGCGGGCCAGGCGCGGCCCGGCCAACGGGCCCGCCCGTAGTTCCAGCCCCCAAAACAACGGTAAGAACTGAGGGTTCATCAAGCTCTGTATAGAGGCCTAGCGCGCCGTCCGTTTGGTGATCGTCGATGCTCAGGCGGTGAGTTCGCGGCGGCGACTCAGGACGTGTTCTCGGCGGAGGAACTGGCTCGGCTTCGGGACTTCCCGGAGATCAACAGGGCGGAGCTGATCCGGTACTTCACGTTGCCAGGTGCGGACAAGGTGTCCGTGTGCAATTTCCGTAGGGCCGCAACGTGCTGGGTGTGGCGGTCCAGCTGTGCTCGCCGCCGTGGCTCGGGTTCGTACCCGGCGAGGTGGCGTTTGCTCCGGACGCCGTGGTGGACGGTATGCAGCGGGCGGAGCTCGGCGGGATGCTGGCTTCCCTTCGGGCAGCGCAGCGGCGCAGTGCCCCAGTGCAGCACACCCAAGCCGGCGCTCGCGCATGTACCCGGGTTCGCGGCCGTAAGAGCCGCCTGGGGAGACGGGGCGGTGCGGCGCTGTTCGGCGGCGACGCGTTCGCCGTTGCGGGCCATGCCCCGGCCGAGCGGCCCGGTCTCGGAGTGCAGTAGCCGCTCTTCTTCGCTGGGGTTCCACATGACCCGGGCCATGGACTCACCCCCCTGGTCGACAGGTACACGGATCTTATTTCACCTAGTATCGTTAAGTCCATGTCGGATGGACCTGTGCGCATCACCGGGCCACTCCTGGCCGTCCTCAACGCCCTCCTCGACGCAGACGACCACGAGCTGCACGGTTGGGCGATCATGAAGGCGACCGGGAAGGGCGGTCCCACCGTCTACAAGATCCTCGAACGGCTCGCCGAGTCGAAGTGGGTGACCTCCCGGTGGGAGGACGACGCCAACACCGAGCCGGGCAAGCCCCGCCGCCGGTACTACAAGCTCACCCCACACGGCGCGACCAGCGCCCGCGCGCTGATCGCCGCCCGGCAGCCCAAACCCGTGTCGACGGCGCGCACCCGTCTCGCCTTCGGCTGGTGCGAGGCGTGAACCACTGGGAGATCATCGCCAGCTTCGTTTTCGGGCTGGCGGTCAACGAGATGACCGACCTGTCGCCGTGGGCGGCTCGCCGCCTGGTCCGGTGGGCGGCCTACCACTGGACCACCGATCCGGAGATCGCGGCCGGGTACGCCGAGGAGTGGACCGCCATCGTCGAGGAACGCCCCGGCAAGCTGTTCAAGCTGGCCACTGCCGTCCAGTTCGCGATTGGCGCTGCGGGGAGGGCCGCACCCCGGACGGCTACTGCGATCAAGTTCGCCGTCCGGCGGGAACTGGCCTCGGTGGAAATACAAGAGGCCCGCAGCGCTGTCCCGCTGGGCAGGGTTTTACTCATGCTTGCCGTGTCCAGCAGCGCGACCTTCATCGCCCTCACCTACATGTTCGACCCCGTGGGCTTCAACCTCTGGGTCCTGGGCCTTTTTGTTGCTGGCCCTGCGGTCATCGCCGGCCTCGTGGTTCTCCGGCGACGCCGCCGCAGGCACGGGTTGAAGTAGATCCAGCGCTCACGCCTGCCGCTCGGCCCCGAACGGGGTGTCGTAGTCGCAGGCGGCGAGCTGCGGGATGGTCCACTCCTCGGCCGCCTCCCGGGCCATGCCCTGCTAGACCGCGTACGCCACCCACTTCGGCTCCGCCCACCTTGACCAGGCCGCTCCCCACGCACCACCTGCCTTCTTCGACAGTCTCTTTCGCAGGCACCATATTGCCTTGACGAGGTGACTGAGGAAGCAGGGCTAGGCACGCGCGGCAGAGGCGCGTCACGCGTGCATGCCCCCTGATGTTGTGTGCGAGTGGGGGCCCTTCGTCGTCTGCCGCCTAGTGCTCTGACCACGAACGTTCGCGGTGTTGGATGACACGCCGTGGGGCCTGTCGGCTGGGCGGCGTCGGGGCGGCCAGGCTGTAGCGGTGGCAGAACCTGTACGCGTGCGGCGGCTCAGTGATCAGGAAGGTCAGCAGCTGCTCAGAATCACCCGCCGGGGAACCGGTTCCCCGATCCGCCTACGTCTGGCGATGGTCGTGCTCGCCTCGGCTGGCGGCAACACTGTGCCGGCGATCGCCCGCCTCGTCCAAGCCGATGAAGACACGATTCGGCAGGTCATCCACCGATTCAACGAGATGGGGATGGCCTGCTTGGACCCTCGGTGGGCGGGTGGCCGTCCCCGCTAGATCAGTCCTGACGAGGAACAGTTCATCGTCGAGACGGCCAGCACCCGCCCCGAGAAGCTGGGGCGGCCGTTCACCCGCTGGAGCGAGCGTACGCAAGCTCGCCGACCACCTGAGCTCGGATGCCGACCGCCGGATCCGTATCGGTCGGGAACGGCTGCGGCAGATTCTGCACCAAACAAGATCACCTTCCAGCGGGCCAAGACGTGGAAGGAGTCCACCAACCCTGACCGGAACGCCAAACTCGCCCGAATCGAGTACGTCAGCAGCCACTTCCCGCAGCGAGTGTTCGCCTTCGACGAGTTCGGACCCCTGGTGATCCGGCCGCAGGCAGGTGCCGGTTGGGCGCCGGCAGGCCATCCCCGCCGGCTGCCCGCGAACTATCACAAGCTGCACGGGGTCCGGCAGTTCCACGGCTGCTACTCCGTCGGCGACGACCAACTCTGGGGCGTCGTCCGGCGGCGCAAGAGCACCGCGAACACCCTCGCCGCGCTCAAGTCGATCCGCGCCGCCCGCCCGGACGGTGCACCGATCTACGTGATCCTGGACAACCTCTCGGCCCACAAAGGCTCGAAGATCCGCAGGTGGGGGCGGCCCGCAAGAAAGTCGAGCTCTGCTTCACCCCGACCTACGCCTCCTGGGCCAACCCGATCGAGGCCCAGTTCGGACCGCTACGCACCTTCGTCATCGCCGGCTCGAACCACCCCAACCACACCGTCCTAACCCGGCGGCTGCAGACCTACCTACGCTGGCGCAACACCAACGCCCGCCACCCCGACGTCCTGGCCGCCCAACGCCGAGAACGCGCCCGCATCCGCAGCGAACGACTACGACACTGGGGCCAACCCACCACCCGAGCAGCCTGACCCCAACACCGTCAACGTTCGTGGTCACGGCACTAGCGGGACAGTTCGGCGACACCGCCAAACTGCGCCACTGCGGCACGGCGAGCCGCCGGACGATAGTCCGGCTTGCTGGTCCGTGAACGCGACGCCGTGCACCGCCGACCGAACGTGCCCGCACTACCAAACGCAATGGGCGATCAGGTCGAGCACGGCATCCGGTCGAGTAGGTCACCCACTTCCCTCCGAGGCATGCAAGGATCCGCTGCAGAAGCAGGTCATCACCTGGGCCGCTCAAGGTTCGGACACAGTGAGCGGGACCGCTGACCGCGCCATAGGGTTACCGACAAGGTGGGCCAGGTGGGCGGTAATCACTCCGCACCACCTCAGTCCTCTGATGTCGATGTGGATACGGCTAGGGCAGCAACGCCGGTTAGACAAGGCGTTGCGGTCAGCGAGTGGCCGGAGAGGCAGCGGTGCGGATCCCAGCCACAAGTTGGGTAGCCTCGTTGATCACGGCCTGCTGCTGGGGCGTGAGCGGCTCGGCGGCGTAGCTGGCGACGACGGCGGCCAGCGGGTCGGTGACGTGGGTGGTGGTGCCGGCGAGTTCTTCGAGGAACGCCAGGACGCAGTAGGGGGTGTAGAAGGGGCTGTATCCGCCTTCGTGAGCGGCGACGAGCCGCCCGTGGCAGAGCCGGCCGGCCGCGTCGGTGAGCAGCCGGGTCATCTCGCGGTACGAGGCGGAGGTGAGCATCTGTCTCGCCATGGGGTCGAACACGCCCGCGTCAAAGCCGTTCGCGAGCAGGATCAGGTCCGGCGCGAAGCGGTCCAGGGCGGGCAGGACGACCTCGGTCATGGCGTGGAGGTAGGCGGCGTGGCCGCTGCCGGGCGGTAGTGGGAGGTTGAGGGCGTAGCCAAGTCCGTCGCCAGCGCCGTTCTCGTGGGTCCAGCCGGAGTCGGGTGGGAAGCAGCCGGCTTGGTGCAGGGAGATGGTGAGCACGGTCGGGTCGGTGTAGAAGATCGACTGAGTGCCGTTGCCGTGGTGGGCGTCCCAATCCACGACCGCGATCCGCGCAAGGCCGAGTTCGGCCTGTGCGTGGCGTGCAGCGATGGCGATGGCGTTGAACAGGCAGAAGCCGATCCCGGAGTCGGCGGTGGCGTGGTGTCCGGGCGGGCGGGTCAGCGCGTACCCGTTGGTGATGTCGCCCTGGGCGACGGCGGTGACGAGTTCGATCAGGCCGCCGGCCGCGAGGCGGGCGATGTCGTAGCTGCCGTGACCGACCGGGGAGAAGCCGTCCCCGGCGTCCCCTCCCCCGCGCAGCTCGCTCTGGGCCTTGATGTGCTGGAGATGCTCGCCGGTGTGCACGCGCAGGAGTTCCGTCACGGTGGCACGCCGGGGCTCGATGACCACCAGCTCAGCGAGGAGCCCGGAGGCGTGGATGAGTTCGTGGGCGCGTCGTTTGGCTTCGGGGTTCTCGATGTGCACGGCGGGTTGGATGCCGGCGGTCGGGTGGGCGGGCAGCAGGCCGGCGCTGGTGCCGGTGTCGTGCCAGAGGTATTCGGGGTGGAAGACGTAGCCGGTGCTCATGGTGATTGCCTCCGTTGGTCGGTAGGGGAGCTCAGGCAGGATCGTCAGCGCGCTGAGGTGCTGACCGGTGCTGCGGTCCCGGGCCGGGGCCGTGGGATCGACCGTGGCGGTGCGGCGGCGGTGAGGTCGGCGACGAAGGCGTCGATCTGGCCGTGGGTGATGCCGGGCATACAGATGAGGTGGCTGGTGTCGCCGTCGGTGGCGAGCAGCCACTTCTTGCGTACCTGCTCGGGTGGGGTGGGCAGGACGACGGTGAAGGCGTGCGGGTGTCGCCAGGCGGGCCAGCCGACGGCGGTGAGCTGCTCGACGGTGTAGGCCGCGAGTCGGCGGGCGTGGGTGGTCCGCCAGCGGTGTCCTTCCCGGCCGTGGGTGGCGATGGCGTGCCATAGCAGC from Micromonospora profundi harbors:
- a CDS encoding DUF6308 family protein; translated protein: METPPSDQEAGATVAAIEVAGRPVNDPLGVFVDYCKRHARTVRAYDWLAGTRPVLTPKLIKVTRAPYMGSRISREQERHLLRLSETAPWDDVPLNAHLRDADPMLDDGHYDCALRLYQHFFQDRPRGLGHAKVSKALHLVRPGLFLILDSAMLRQYRRAAEVAARELQQAGSRHAPPRRAYWAAYRTDLLRAAEGLALLRGAARDHDDPLVAEAADRLSDVRLLDILAWMPDRGASAAS
- a CDS encoding RNA polymerase sigma factor, coding for MDDKTTERAEPEPSYWMVRSTPNAPLRDLVPCEQDQIRDEFSAFYRGFLTHLASWLILHGWVSDADAYDVAQDTMRLAYERWPTIEHPRAWARRTASRLCVERLSRGEMLPVEDIEDRIPRKGDTCATAVSDTLQDFMAALQTLPPRQRQVLLWAYEEYEPAEIAAELKMTPEAVRSSLWKARRKIAKIMHGQDSDQ
- a CDS encoding PadR family transcriptional regulator, translating into MSDGPVRITGPLLAVLNALLDADDHELHGWAIMKATGKGGPTVYKILERLAESKWVTSRWEDDANTEPGKPRRRYYKLTPHGATSARALIAARQPKPVSTARTRLAFGWCEA
- a CDS encoding class II histone deacetylase: MSTGYVFHPEYLWHDTGTSAGLLPAHPTAGIQPAVHIENPEAKRRAHELIHASGLLAELVVIEPRRATVTELLRVHTGEHLQHIKAQSELRGGGDAGDGFSPVGHGSYDIARLAAGGLIELVTAVAQGDITNGYALTRPPGHHATADSGIGFCLFNAIAIAARHAQAELGLARIAVVDWDAHHGNGTQSIFYTDPTVLTISLHQAGCFPPDSGWTHENGAGDGLGYALNLPLPPGSGHAAYLHAMTEVVLPALDRFAPDLILLANGFDAGVFDPMARQMLTSASYREMTRLLTDAAGRLCHGRLVAAHEGGYSPFYTPYCVLAFLEELAGTTTHVTDPLAAVVASYAAEPLTPQQQAVINEATQLVAGIRTAASPATR